From the genome of Pseudomonas hamedanensis:
TTTTTCCAGGTGCCGGCGAAACGCAGGAGCAGACCGGCGCCCTGGCGGCTGGCGACGATCACTTGCGGTTGAAAATCGCCGATGCCGTTTTGTGCGTTGTAGAACGCTTGCGCTGCGTGACTCTGCGCCAGCAGCAGGACGTCATCGCCGAGGTTCTGCCCCAGCAGCGTGGGGATCAGCGAACCATATAAAGGCCGTTTTTGCCGGGTGCCCAGCGGTGTGGTCAGGGCTCGGGTCGCGCGCTGCACAAACTGCAGCCAGTCGTCGACCGTGGCCCCGCTGTCTCTATCGATTCCGATCATGGGAAGCTCTTGAAATCAGGGGCTGATGACGCGGCCCTGGTGGTCGACCAACGGGCCGCTGAAGTGCACGCCCGAGGCGTCGATGCTCAGGCCGACGGCACCCAGTTGCAGGCTGATCAGTTGTGGCGTCAGCGCCAATCGCGCCGCGCCGATGCTCAGCTCAAGCAATTCGCGAGAACCGCTGAACGCGGCCGGGCCGTTTTGCCAGTGCAAGGTGTGAGAAGCGTCGTCGTAACCGCTTTCGCTGCCGTCCTGATGCACTCGACGGGTCAGCGTCGGCACCGTGGCGGCGGGTGGAAAGCGGTCACTGTTCAAGCCAAACAAGGCCACTGTCTGCGCACCGCTTTCGCCGCTGCCGTAGTTGAACAGCAGGCATTGCTCGCCCACCGACGGAATCCGCGATTCGCTTTGTGCACCAGCGCTGGGGTTGAAAAACTTGATCGCCGGAGTGAGCAAACCGCCGTGGCTGACTGTGCAGGTATTGCTGGCGGCATCAACGGTCTGACAGAGGCCGATCCGACAGAAACTCTCGGCGCGGCGGTGCAGGTCTTCGATGTCCGCTTCCATTTCGGCCAGGCGCTCGATGATCGGGCCCAGTTGCATGCGCAGTAGTGCATCGAACATCGGTCAGGCCTCCAGCGCGGTGTACTGGTCGGGGTCGTCGATATTGCTGACCTCCCAGGTACGGGCGAATTTCGGGATGCCGAGCGGGTCGTCGAGCAAGGTCGGGCCGAGATAGAGCGTCTGCTCGAACGTCAGCGTCCAGGCTTTGTATTGCTGGCCGAGCATTGACGGCAGGCCATCGATATTCATCGGCAGATCACACTGATCGCCGGGCAGCCCCCAGCGATTGTCGGTGATCAGATTTTTCAGCACGGCGATCAGATCGCAGGCGGCAAAGGCACTGGCGGCAAGTGCCGGAATGACTTGCAGCGACAGCGTCAGCACATGAGCGATACGTCCGTCAGCAGCGCGAACGCCCGGTGCATTGCGGTCAAAATCGATCAACACCCAAGCCTGTTCGCCAGGTGCGCTGAAATCTTCCTGATGGC
Proteins encoded in this window:
- a CDS encoding phage baseplate protein; this translates as MIGIDRDSGATVDDWLQFVQRATRALTTPLGTRQKRPLYGSLIPTLLGQNLGDDVLLLAQSHAAQAFYNAQNGIGDFQPQVIVASRQGAGLLLRFAGTWKNRQQTFEVVT
- a CDS encoding phage baseplate assembly protein V, giving the protein MFDALLRMQLGPIIERLAEMEADIEDLHRRAESFCRIGLCQTVDAASNTCTVSHGGLLTPAIKFFNPSAGAQSESRIPSVGEQCLLFNYGSGESGAQTVALFGLNSDRFPPAATVPTLTRRVHQDGSESGYDDASHTLHWQNGPAAFSGSRELLELSIGAARLALTPQLISLQLGAVGLSIDASGVHFSGPLVDHQGRVISP